The Methylomusa anaerophila genome has a segment encoding these proteins:
- a CDS encoding phosphoglycerate kinase, whose product MQKKSLGDVFINHKKVLVRVDYNVPMDKEGNITDDTRIRATLPTLEYLISQNAAIILASHLGRPKGKPNPEFSLAPVAKKLSNLMFGREILFAPDCVGEKTAKMAADLNPGQILLLENLRFHAEEEKNDPEFARQLASLAEILVNDAFGVSHRAHASVHGITKYIPAVSGFLMDKELLYLGQAVNNPAHPFVAIIGGAKVSDKISVIENLLNKVDTLIIGGGMANTFIAAQGYKPGKSLVETDKLELAKELMIKAKEKGVTLLLPTDVVVADKFAADAQYKTVSIGEIPAEWLALDIGPETAKVFAAALNGAKTIVWNGPMGVFEFDNFAVGTEAVAKAVAASGARSIVGGGDSVAALEKLKLADKITHISTGGGASLEFLEGKELPGIAALADKE is encoded by the coding sequence GTGCAAAAGAAAAGCTTAGGTGATGTTTTTATCAATCACAAAAAAGTATTGGTTCGCGTGGACTATAATGTCCCCATGGATAAAGAAGGCAATATAACGGACGACACCCGGATCCGGGCTACTTTACCTACGCTTGAATACCTTATTTCCCAGAACGCAGCGATTATTCTTGCCAGTCATTTAGGGCGCCCTAAGGGAAAACCCAATCCGGAATTCAGCCTGGCTCCCGTAGCCAAAAAATTGTCAAACCTCATGTTTGGCCGCGAGATACTGTTTGCTCCCGACTGCGTCGGGGAAAAAACCGCTAAAATGGCTGCCGATCTGAACCCCGGCCAGATTCTTCTTTTAGAAAATTTGCGATTTCATGCGGAAGAAGAAAAGAATGATCCCGAATTTGCCCGTCAGTTAGCCAGCTTGGCTGAAATCCTGGTTAATGATGCCTTCGGCGTATCCCATCGGGCCCATGCTTCCGTACACGGCATTACCAAATACATACCTGCTGTGTCCGGCTTTTTAATGGATAAAGAACTCTTGTATCTTGGTCAAGCCGTAAACAATCCGGCCCATCCTTTTGTCGCCATTATCGGCGGCGCAAAGGTGTCCGACAAAATCAGCGTTATTGAGAATCTGTTAAACAAAGTAGACACCCTGATCATCGGCGGCGGCATGGCCAATACCTTTATTGCCGCGCAAGGCTATAAGCCTGGAAAATCTCTGGTTGAAACCGACAAACTGGAATTGGCGAAAGAGCTTATGATTAAAGCTAAGGAAAAAGGCGTTACGCTGCTCTTACCTACCGATGTAGTTGTTGCCGACAAGTTTGCCGCTGATGCGCAATATAAAACTGTCAGTATCGGTGAGATTCCTGCGGAGTGGCTGGCTTTGGATATTGGTCCGGAAACCGCCAAGGTTTTCGCTGCCGCTTTGAACGGCGCAAAAACCATTGTCTGGAACGGCCCCATGGGCGTATTTGAGTTTGATAACTTTGCCGTAGGCACAGAGGCTGTGGCCAAAGCCGTTGCCGCATCCGGCGCCAGGAGCATTGTCGGCGGCGGCGACTCGGTAGCCGCTTTGGAAAAACTTAAACTTGCCGATAAAATTACCCATATCTCCACTGGCGGCGGCGCTTCCCTCGAATTCCTCGAAGGCAAGGAATTGCCCGGTATTGCCGCCCTGGCCGATAAAGAATGA
- the gap gene encoding type I glyceraldehyde-3-phosphate dehydrogenase: MTIKVGINGFGRIGRNVLRAAINNTKFEIVAVNDLTDAKTLAHLLKYDSVHGTFQAEVKAADGGIVVNGKTVKVFAEKDPANLPWKAVGVDLVVESTGRFTDKEKAAAHIAAGAKKVIISAPAKNEDITIVLGVNEAKYDPASHHVISNASCTTNCLAPFTKVLNDKFGIKFGLMTTVHSYTNDQNILDLPHKDLRRARAAAMSIIPTTTGAAKAVALVLPELKGKLNGFSLRVPTPNVSLTDLVAQLEKPATVEAVNAAFKEAAAGELKGILGYSEEPLVSRDYNGDSRSSIVDGLSTLMVGENLVKVVAWYDNEWGYSCRVVDLLDYVIGKGL; encoded by the coding sequence ATGACAATTAAAGTTGGTATCAACGGTTTTGGCCGTATCGGCCGAAATGTACTCCGGGCAGCAATAAACAATACCAAATTTGAAATTGTAGCTGTAAATGACTTGACGGATGCAAAAACTCTGGCTCATCTTTTGAAATATGATTCGGTTCACGGTACCTTCCAGGCCGAGGTAAAAGCGGCTGACGGCGGTATCGTTGTCAATGGCAAAACTGTAAAAGTATTCGCTGAAAAAGATCCGGCCAACCTGCCCTGGAAGGCTGTGGGGGTTGACCTTGTTGTGGAATCTACCGGCCGCTTCACCGACAAGGAAAAAGCTGCGGCGCATATTGCGGCCGGAGCGAAAAAGGTAATCATTTCCGCTCCCGCTAAAAACGAAGACATCACCATTGTTTTAGGCGTTAACGAAGCCAAGTATGATCCTGCCAGCCACCATGTAATCTCCAACGCATCCTGCACCACCAACTGCCTGGCTCCCTTTACCAAAGTGCTTAACGATAAATTCGGCATTAAATTCGGCCTTATGACCACTGTTCACTCCTATACCAACGATCAAAACATCCTTGATCTGCCCCACAAAGACTTGCGCCGCGCCCGGGCCGCCGCTATGTCCATCATTCCTACCACCACCGGCGCCGCCAAAGCAGTAGCCCTTGTTTTGCCCGAACTGAAAGGAAAACTGAACGGTTTTTCTCTGCGGGTGCCTACTCCCAATGTATCCCTTACCGACTTGGTGGCGCAGCTGGAGAAACCGGCAACTGTTGAAGCCGTCAACGCCGCTTTCAAGGAAGCTGCCGCAGGTGAACTGAAAGGTATTCTTGGCTACTCGGAAGAGCCATTGGTTTCCCGAGACTACAACGGGGACAGCCGCTCCTCCATCGTTGATGGCCTATCCACCCTGATGGTTGGCGAAAACCTGGTAAAGGTAGTAGCCTGGTATGACAACGAATGGGGCTATTCCTGCCGCGTAGTTGACCTCCTGGATTACGTCATCGGCAAGGGCCTGTGA
- a CDS encoding HypC/HybG/HupF family hydrogenase formation chaperone, translated as MCLAVPARIISKEDFIATVDISGVTRQVSLMLLPEARIGEYVLIHAGFAIQSVDEEEARRTLELFRELERDES; from the coding sequence GTGTGTTTAGCTGTTCCGGCCAGGATTATAAGTAAGGAAGACTTTATCGCCACAGTAGATATCAGCGGCGTTACCCGGCAGGTTAGTCTGATGCTGCTGCCGGAGGCCCGAATCGGTGAGTATGTTCTGATTCACGCCGGTTTTGCCATTCAGTCCGTTGACGAGGAAGAAGCCCGGCGCACGCTGGAACTTTTCCGGGAGCTGGAAAGAGATGAATCTTAA
- the hypD gene encoding hydrogenase formation protein HypD yields MNLKTEEIQKAAAYFTAGIERLADGPLRIMEVCGTHTVAIFRAGIRQVLPDNVELVSGPGCPVCVTPNEYLDTAVAYSRRPDTVIATFGDMMKVPGTSSTLLAEKAGGADVRMVYSPLEAVQIAQDNPGKRVIFLAVGFETTAPTAAAAVLAAVAAGVKNFFLLTAHKLVPPALTALLCLPETKVDGFLLPGHVCAITGIKPFEFLAAEFGVPSVIAGFEALDILQGVYMLAKQIHTGQAQLKNQYRRIVPADGNPVARRVMEQVFTVSHASWRGFGKIPDSGLNLNERFRHFDALHALPVEVTGSQESAGCRCGEVLRGKIKPPECPHFGRSCTPENPVGSCMVSVEGSCAAWFKYGAGRWQF; encoded by the coding sequence ATGAATCTTAAAACGGAGGAAATTCAGAAAGCGGCGGCGTATTTTACTGCTGGGATTGAGCGTCTGGCTGATGGCCCGCTGCGCATCATGGAAGTATGCGGCACGCATACGGTCGCCATATTCCGGGCCGGGATCCGGCAAGTGCTGCCGGACAATGTGGAATTGGTCAGCGGCCCCGGCTGCCCGGTGTGTGTCACGCCAAACGAATATTTGGATACCGCTGTCGCTTATAGCCGCCGGCCTGATACCGTCATCGCCACATTTGGCGACATGATGAAGGTGCCGGGTACGTCATCCACGCTGCTGGCGGAGAAAGCCGGCGGCGCGGATGTACGGATGGTGTATTCGCCGTTGGAGGCAGTACAAATTGCTCAGGATAACCCGGGGAAAAGGGTTATCTTTCTCGCGGTTGGCTTTGAAACCACCGCCCCTACGGCGGCGGCCGCAGTTTTGGCGGCAGTGGCGGCCGGCGTGAAGAACTTTTTTTTACTCACGGCTCATAAGCTGGTGCCGCCGGCGCTGACTGCCTTGCTTTGCCTGCCGGAAACAAAAGTGGACGGCTTTTTACTGCCCGGCCACGTATGTGCCATAACCGGGATCAAGCCGTTTGAATTTTTGGCGGCGGAATTTGGTGTTCCCAGCGTAATAGCCGGTTTTGAAGCCCTTGATATTTTGCAGGGAGTATATATGCTGGCCAAGCAAATCCATACCGGCCAAGCGCAATTAAAAAACCAGTACCGGCGAATCGTACCGGCTGACGGTAATCCGGTCGCCCGCAGGGTAATGGAACAGGTTTTCACCGTGAGCCATGCCTCCTGGCGTGGGTTCGGAAAAATTCCCGACTCCGGTTTAAATTTGAACGAACGCTTCCGGCATTTTGACGCGCTCCATGCCCTGCCGGTTGAGGTTACCGGCTCGCAGGAATCCGCAGGATGCCGCTGCGGCGAGGTTCTGCGCGGCAAGATTAAGCCGCCGGAGTGTCCGCATTTCGGCCGAAGCTGTACGCCGGAAAATCCGGTGGGATCTTGCATGGTTTCCGTCGAGGGTTCTTGCGCGGCCTGGTTCAAGTATGGAGCAGGGAGGTGGCAGTTTTGA
- a CDS encoding sugar-binding transcriptional regulator, protein MEKIIQLQRKIAPEFTAVIESRYNILRCIQYAEPVGRRALAMMLNTGERVVRAQVEFLKDAGLVDVSQLGMTVTVEGKVVLAELADYIRLLRGLVGLEEEMTQALHLKRVIILPGDSEADSAVQRELGRVTAGVVGQCLGDNMTIAVSGGSTMASVAEAVNFSAPSTTVVPARGGLGEKVEYQANTIAAVMAGKLGGRYRLLHIPDGVSEEALEVILADDANVRVVAEIIRQADILVHGIGQAAEMAKQRGLSANIVDELVRRGAVGEALGQYYTIEGNIVYVTSSIGLHLDDLAGIRTVIAVAGGGKKAQAIMAVASTGSHDVLITDEAAARAIQQIINNNDRGNF, encoded by the coding sequence GTGGAAAAAATTATCCAGTTACAGCGTAAAATCGCGCCGGAATTTACGGCAGTCATCGAATCCAGATATAACATTCTCCGTTGTATTCAATATGCTGAACCTGTCGGGCGACGGGCGCTGGCCATGATGCTCAATACGGGTGAAAGAGTAGTCAGAGCCCAGGTGGAGTTTCTTAAAGATGCCGGACTTGTTGATGTTTCCCAACTGGGCATGACTGTTACAGTGGAAGGGAAAGTCGTCCTGGCGGAATTGGCGGATTATATCCGGCTGCTCCGCGGTCTGGTGGGCCTGGAGGAAGAGATGACTCAGGCGCTTCATCTCAAACGGGTTATCATCCTGCCGGGTGACAGTGAGGCTGACAGCGCCGTCCAGCGGGAACTGGGGCGAGTAACGGCAGGTGTAGTTGGCCAGTGTTTGGGTGATAATATGACTATCGCTGTCAGCGGCGGTTCTACCATGGCCAGTGTGGCTGAAGCCGTTAATTTTTCCGCGCCTTCTACTACCGTAGTGCCTGCCCGGGGCGGTCTGGGTGAAAAAGTGGAATATCAGGCTAACACGATCGCCGCCGTGATGGCGGGCAAGCTGGGCGGACGCTACCGCCTGCTGCATATTCCCGACGGGGTAAGCGAGGAAGCGCTGGAAGTCATACTGGCGGATGACGCCAACGTGCGGGTTGTGGCGGAAATCATCAGGCAGGCTGATATTTTGGTTCACGGTATAGGGCAGGCGGCGGAAATGGCCAAACAGCGGGGATTATCCGCCAACATTGTCGACGAACTTGTCCGCCGGGGGGCGGTAGGCGAGGCCCTGGGCCAATACTACACTATCGAAGGAAATATTGTATATGTAACAAGCAGCATAGGGTTGCATCTGGATGATTTGGCGGGAATTCGCACGGTAATCGCCGTGGCCGGTGGCGGGAAAAAGGCTCAAGCCATTATGGCGGTAGCCAGTACCGGTAGTCATGATGTTCTGATTACCGACGAAGCCGCCGCCAGAGCCATCCAGCAGATTATAAACAATAATGACAGGGGGAATTTCTAA
- the whiA gene encoding DNA-binding protein WhiA, which produces MVSFSAEVKNELARVTGESHCCHAAELAALMRMGGTMVIGGNTNLGVNFSSENAAVARKVLGLIKRGFKLDTEVVVTRGRRLKKNNTYHVRVIPGPGVNYLFSGLGIMRGDGINIQSDSGILRKACCRRAYLRGAFLGGGSVNKPEGAYHLELVTGNLDFAKSLVRLMRSFNLPARLTDRKDDYIVYLKDGNAITSFLQIIGAHNALLTFENVRVVKDMRNQVNRLVNCETANLQKTVNAAVKQVEGIKTIAALTGLDKLPPSLREIAEVRLANPEATLAELVEALGGRVGKSGINHRLRKLAEIADKLAAGRAAGDKGDTV; this is translated from the coding sequence ATAGTGTCATTTTCTGCCGAGGTGAAAAATGAACTGGCCCGGGTAACAGGGGAAAGCCATTGCTGTCATGCCGCCGAATTGGCGGCGTTGATGCGTATGGGCGGGACGATGGTAATTGGCGGCAATACCAATTTAGGCGTGAACTTCAGCAGCGAGAATGCGGCTGTGGCGCGAAAAGTTCTTGGCCTGATTAAACGGGGATTTAAATTAGATACGGAAGTGGTTGTTACCCGCGGCCGCCGGCTAAAAAAGAATAATACTTATCATGTCCGGGTAATTCCGGGTCCGGGGGTCAACTACCTGTTCAGCGGTCTTGGCATCATGCGCGGTGACGGGATTAATATTCAATCCGACAGCGGCATTCTGCGGAAAGCCTGCTGTCGTCGTGCTTACCTCCGGGGAGCTTTTTTGGGCGGCGGGTCGGTGAACAAACCGGAGGGCGCCTATCATCTGGAACTGGTTACAGGCAACCTGGATTTTGCCAAATCCCTGGTAAGGCTGATGCGATCCTTCAATTTGCCGGCGAGACTTACCGACCGTAAAGATGACTACATAGTCTATCTGAAAGACGGTAACGCCATCACTTCATTTTTGCAGATTATCGGCGCCCACAACGCTCTCTTGACATTTGAGAATGTCCGGGTTGTCAAGGATATGCGCAATCAAGTCAACCGTCTGGTCAACTGTGAAACGGCCAATCTGCAAAAAACCGTTAATGCGGCTGTGAAACAAGTGGAAGGTATTAAAACAATTGCCGCTTTGACGGGCCTTGATAAATTGCCGCCGTCGTTACGGGAAATAGCCGAAGTGCGCTTGGCCAACCCGGAAGCTACTTTGGCGGAATTGGTAGAGGCATTGGGGGGGAGAGTCGGCAAATCAGGGATTAACCACCGGTTGCGCAAACTGGCTGAGATTGCCGACAAGCTGGCGGCTGGCCGGGCTGCCGGCGACAAAGGAGATACGGTATAA
- the rpoN gene encoding RNA polymerase factor sigma-54 — MQIDYALRLETTQKLIMTPQLRQAIAILQLSAVELEAMVENEFLENPVLELEEKRAAEEQENVVQAEVEAAGNPEDGRNGDAADANYDEWAEYFENGMGHGQNLSTAESNNSLELLAANTLSLHEHLEMQLHFAILNTASWEIGRFLIGCIDDNGYFCCTVRDVAENLHVSPSIVEDVLKVIQTFDPVGVGASNLKECLLLQVDQKGIIQDGALYRLVTLIIDNYLEHVANGRVKFIADSLGATVQEVQHAIDIIRRLDPKPGRAFGGIQPAYILPDVTVERVNGSYMIIINDTNVPQLSINPYYRQVIRDADGEAKKFVEGRINSAVWLIKSIEQRRRTLYRVAEAIVELQRDFFDHGVKHLKPLTMKKVAERIEVHESTVSRAVANKYMATPHGLFSMHTFFSSGIQGVSGEDVAASRVKQEIRELIATEDSTQPLSDQGLSNILNKRGIHVSRRTVAKYREEINIPASSKRKRY; from the coding sequence ATGCAGATAGATTACGCTCTCAGACTGGAGACAACACAAAAATTAATAATGACTCCCCAGTTGCGGCAAGCCATAGCCATTCTGCAATTATCAGCCGTGGAACTGGAGGCTATGGTAGAGAATGAATTTTTGGAAAATCCTGTACTGGAGTTGGAGGAAAAGAGAGCGGCGGAGGAACAGGAAAATGTTGTCCAAGCTGAGGTTGAGGCTGCCGGAAACCCGGAAGACGGACGGAACGGTGATGCGGCAGATGCCAATTACGATGAGTGGGCCGAGTATTTTGAAAACGGCATGGGACATGGGCAAAACTTATCAACCGCAGAGTCTAACAATAGTCTGGAATTATTGGCTGCCAACACTTTATCCCTGCATGAACATCTGGAGATGCAGCTTCATTTTGCTATCTTAAATACCGCGTCCTGGGAGATCGGCAGATTTCTTATCGGCTGTATAGACGATAACGGTTACTTCTGCTGTACCGTCAGGGATGTGGCGGAAAACCTGCATGTCTCTCCCAGTATAGTCGAAGATGTCCTTAAAGTTATTCAAACATTTGATCCGGTGGGGGTTGGTGCCTCGAATCTGAAAGAATGCCTGTTGTTGCAAGTTGATCAGAAAGGGATTATCCAGGATGGCGCCCTCTATCGCCTGGTGACTTTAATTATTGATAATTACTTGGAACATGTGGCCAACGGGCGGGTTAAGTTCATTGCCGATTCTTTGGGAGCCACTGTCCAGGAAGTGCAACACGCGATAGACATAATCCGGAGATTGGACCCCAAGCCGGGCCGGGCTTTCGGGGGAATTCAGCCGGCCTATATATTGCCCGATGTGACTGTAGAACGGGTCAACGGGTCTTACATGATTATAATTAACGATACCAATGTCCCTCAACTTTCAATAAACCCTTACTACCGGCAGGTTATCCGGGATGCCGACGGGGAAGCCAAGAAATTTGTTGAAGGGCGCATCAATTCTGCTGTCTGGCTGATTAAAAGCATTGAACAGCGGCGCAGAACCTTATACAGGGTGGCCGAGGCCATCGTTGAATTGCAACGTGATTTCTTCGATCACGGGGTAAAGCACTTAAAACCGCTGACCATGAAGAAGGTGGCGGAACGAATCGAGGTTCATGAATCCACTGTGAGCCGGGCTGTAGCCAACAAGTATATGGCCACTCCGCATGGGTTGTTCAGTATGCACACATTCTTCTCTTCCGGCATCCAGGGGGTCAGCGGCGAAGATGTGGCTGCCAGCCGGGTTAAACAGGAAATCAGGGAACTGATAGCTACGGAAGACTCAACTCAGCCTTTGAGCGATCAAGGGTTGAGCAATATCCTAAACAAACGCGGGATTCATGTTTCCCGGCGAACAGTGGCTAAATACCGGGAAGAAATCAATATTCCCGCTTCATCAAAGCGGAAACGGTATTAA
- the scfB gene encoding thioether cross-link-forming SCIFF peptide maturase, which produces MQIHKFYLNGLYLLLDINSGAVHSIDKLVYDIMDTFDGHNDREVSQALAGRYEQTAIAEALAELHELSREGTLFSPSLTVPARLNEKPLVKSLCLHVAHDCNLRCGYCFAGAGDFGHDRSLMSKEVGERAVEFIIENSGPRRNCEIDFFGGEPLLNMDTVRHVVNYVRRREPESSKVFKLTLTTNAVLLDDKTIQYLNDNNISLVLSLDGRRQVHDRMRPYVDDSGSYDDVLANIRRAVDSRNGQNYYLRGTFTAYNLDFAADVIDMADKGFTRLSVEPVIAKDCDYQLTPEHLPELYRQYEILAEEYLQRKLAGRGFDFFHFNVDINNGPCVAKRLSGCGAGHEYFAVTPTGDLYPCHQFVGRDHYRIGNVFKGVENTRLSQKFRQAHVLNKPACRECWARFYCSGGCHANADLFSQTLEEPYRLGCELQKKRLECAIMIQAKMAL; this is translated from the coding sequence ATGCAAATACATAAATTTTATTTGAACGGGCTGTACCTCCTGCTGGACATCAACAGCGGGGCGGTGCATAGTATCGACAAACTTGTTTATGATATAATGGATACTTTTGACGGCCATAATGACCGGGAGGTTTCTCAGGCGCTGGCCGGACGGTATGAGCAAACGGCTATTGCCGAAGCGCTGGCCGAACTGCATGAGCTTAGCCGGGAAGGCACGCTGTTTTCGCCGTCTCTTACCGTACCTGCCCGTTTAAATGAAAAGCCTTTGGTCAAATCTCTGTGTCTTCATGTTGCCCATGACTGCAATCTGCGCTGCGGTTATTGCTTTGCCGGCGCCGGCGATTTTGGCCATGACCGTTCATTGATGAGCAAGGAAGTGGGGGAAAGGGCGGTTGAGTTCATAATCGAAAACAGTGGACCGCGCCGCAATTGCGAAATCGATTTTTTTGGCGGCGAGCCTTTACTCAACATGGATACGGTGCGTCACGTAGTGAATTACGTCCGCAGGCGGGAACCGGAAAGTAGCAAGGTTTTCAAACTGACTCTTACCACCAATGCCGTTCTGCTGGATGACAAAACCATTCAATATCTCAATGACAATAATATCAGCCTGGTTCTTAGTCTGGACGGACGCCGGCAGGTTCATGACCGCATGCGCCCATATGTGGACGACAGCGGCAGTTACGATGACGTCCTGGCCAACATCCGCCGGGCGGTGGATTCCCGGAACGGGCAAAATTACTATCTGCGCGGCACCTTTACCGCCTATAACCTGGATTTTGCGGCGGATGTAATCGATATGGCAGACAAAGGATTTACCCGGTTGTCTGTCGAACCGGTTATAGCAAAAGATTGTGACTACCAACTGACGCCGGAACACTTGCCTGAACTCTACCGGCAGTATGAAATACTGGCTGAGGAATACCTGCAGCGAAAACTCGCCGGCCGGGGATTTGATTTCTTTCATTTCAATGTGGATATCAATAACGGGCCGTGTGTGGCCAAACGTCTGAGCGGCTGCGGGGCAGGGCACGAGTATTTTGCCGTGACCCCAACGGGAGACTTGTATCCTTGTCACCAATTCGTCGGCCGGGATCATTACCGTATCGGCAACGTATTTAAAGGAGTGGAAAATACCCGGTTGTCACAGAAATTCCGTCAGGCGCATGTGCTGAACAAACCTGCTTGCCGGGAATGCTGGGCTCGCTTTTACTGCAGCGGCGGCTGCCACGCCAATGCCGATCTGTTCAGCCAAACGCTGGAAGAACCTTACCGGCTTGGCTGCGAACTGCAGAAAAAACGGCTGGAGTGTGCCATAATGATTCAGGCCAAAATGGCTTTGTAA
- the scfA gene encoding six-cysteine ranthipeptide SCIFF has product MAKKHVKTVNTASLAKTVHTGGCGECQASCQSACKTSCTVGNQVCQK; this is encoded by the coding sequence ATGGCGAAAAAACATGTAAAAACTGTTAATACAGCATCTCTGGCCAAAACAGTACATACCGGCGGTTGCGGCGAATGCCAGGCCTCCTGTCAGTCAGCCTGCAAAACTTCCTGCACTGTTGGCAATCAGGTTTGCCAGAAATAG
- a CDS encoding copper amine oxidase, producing MKKWFRYTCAGLVLVTALSIGLSGQAFDAGAEQLKRTNILELQEMPVTITPDGGKLLLSDSPEMVPAYGIMYQDTVRGDVRLFFHHVNATPEPGKIIVLLVNEGEQEANVVLKQRGISGPDLNYLEVGKAAQLDYLTRKDFELICVPAKGTILLDSSLDSTVVDQNMLVNGIYDFTMDQPVKVVTMMLPVDADPAKFLAEAEVLPADSQRLRGTFDGMDRIIAMKGAYNPKEDGAVVITLADNKKDRFLAGTDATDGSRTINYGNYGVVYRLYIPSYHDQNLSVYLNPRGGEFAGGLNTQFRHQQVNTVATPYDKLFFGSDSRTDFAHLGDFTGGQSLWLTFSPPGASNLPVKVILIPNMNY from the coding sequence TTGAAGAAATGGTTTCGCTATACCTGTGCGGGACTGGTGCTCGTTACCGCACTGTCAATAGGTTTATCCGGTCAGGCTTTCGATGCAGGCGCTGAGCAGTTAAAAAGGACCAATATCCTGGAATTGCAAGAAATGCCGGTCACCATTACTCCCGACGGCGGCAAATTGCTTCTTTCCGACAGTCCGGAAATGGTGCCCGCATACGGTATCATGTACCAGGATACGGTGCGCGGGGACGTCCGGCTGTTTTTTCACCATGTAAATGCAACCCCTGAACCTGGTAAGATTATCGTTTTATTGGTGAACGAAGGTGAGCAGGAAGCTAACGTAGTTCTAAAGCAGCGTGGCATTAGCGGTCCTGATTTGAATTACCTGGAAGTGGGCAAAGCGGCTCAACTGGACTATCTCACCCGGAAGGATTTCGAACTCATTTGCGTACCGGCCAAAGGGACAATCCTCTTGGATTCATCCCTGGACAGCACGGTTGTAGACCAAAACATGCTGGTTAACGGCATTTATGACTTTACCATGGATCAGCCGGTTAAAGTCGTAACCATGATGCTGCCTGTTGATGCCGATCCGGCCAAATTTTTGGCAGAGGCTGAGGTGCTTCCCGCCGACAGCCAGCGTCTCCGGGGAACTTTTGACGGTATGGACCGGATTATTGCAATGAAGGGTGCGTACAACCCGAAAGAAGATGGCGCCGTAGTCATAACATTAGCGGATAACAAAAAGGACCGGTTTCTCGCCGGTACTGACGCTACCGACGGAAGCAGGACCATAAATTACGGTAATTACGGTGTCGTATATCGCCTATATATTCCATCCTATCACGACCAGAATCTTTCTGTTTACTTAAACCCCCGCGGCGGGGAATTTGCCGGCGGCCTTAACACCCAATTCCGTCACCAACAAGTAAATACGGTTGCAACTCCGTATGATAAGCTGTTCTTTGGCAGCGACAGCCGGACTGATTTTGCCCATTTAGGTGATTTCACGGGCGGGCAGTCGCTGTGGTTGACCTTTTCGCCTCCCGGCGCGTCCAACCTGCCGGTAAAAGTTATCCTTATCCCGAACATGAACTATTGA
- the hypE gene encoding hydrogenase expression/formation protein HypE has translation MGDRILLAHGSGGKLSHELVTGVMAPVFDNSILAEMHDGAFLNIKGVQLAFTTDSYVVKPRFFPGGDIGKLAVCGTVNDLAVSGAEPLYLSAGFVLEEGLALAELERIVASMGLAAAEAGVQIVTGDTKVVERGAIDGIYINTAGIGAVFPGVHISAGRVKPGQDVIVSGCLGDHAIAVMSERHGLTLPAPVVSDCAPLAGMVKDILKIAPQVPMLRDPTRGGLATALNEIALQTGMGILLEETAIPVRPEIKAVCDILGFDPLYLANEGKVIVLVEKQDTEKVLAAMKSHPYGLHSCVIGAVTARPAGQVGIKTAIGGTRMLDMLTGEQLPRIC, from the coding sequence ATTGGCGATCGGATACTGCTGGCTCATGGCAGCGGCGGTAAATTGAGCCATGAGCTGGTAACCGGAGTCATGGCGCCGGTATTTGACAATTCCATTCTGGCCGAGATGCATGACGGCGCTTTTTTGAATATCAAAGGGGTACAGCTGGCATTTACCACTGACAGCTATGTGGTTAAGCCCCGTTTTTTCCCCGGCGGCGATATCGGCAAACTGGCGGTGTGCGGAACAGTGAACGATTTGGCTGTATCTGGCGCGGAACCTTTGTATTTGAGCGCCGGCTTTGTGCTGGAAGAAGGTCTGGCCCTGGCCGAACTGGAACGGATCGTTGCATCCATGGGATTAGCCGCTGCCGAGGCCGGTGTTCAAATTGTCACCGGCGACACCAAGGTGGTGGAAAGGGGAGCAATTGACGGTATTTATATCAATACAGCCGGCATTGGCGCCGTTTTTCCCGGGGTCCATATTTCTGCCGGCCGCGTTAAGCCCGGCCAGGATGTGATTGTCAGCGGCTGCCTGGGAGACCACGCCATAGCGGTGATGAGCGAGCGGCACGGCCTGACTCTTCCTGCCCCGGTGGTTAGTGACTGTGCCCCGTTAGCCGGCATGGTAAAGGACATTCTTAAAATAGCGCCGCAGGTCCCCATGCTGAGGGATCCAACCCGGGGTGGACTGGCGACTGCGCTCAATGAAATTGCCCTTCAAACCGGAATGGGCATTTTGCTGGAGGAAACCGCCATACCTGTGCGGCCGGAAATTAAGGCTGTCTGTGATATTTTGGGATTTGATCCTTTGTATTTAGCCAATGAAGGAAAAGTAATAGTCCTTGTCGAAAAACAGGATACAGAAAAGGTACTTGCCGCTATGAAATCTCATCCCTACGGATTGCATTCCTGTGTCATTGGCGCCGTTACCGCCCGGCCGGCCGGACAAGTCGGCATTAAAACGGCTATCGGCGGTACTAGAATGCTGGATATGCTCACCGGTGAACAGTTACCGCGAATTTGTTGA